A section of the Lujinxingia sediminis genome encodes:
- a CDS encoding OBAP family protein, which translates to MLMVSCSSSSPNVTPQGREASAETRAVGASAEVLQGAGAPSALDIHLVGFHPMADDPSIQMEAHHFCRQVNEDFAQCAIFDSDGSDANLNGVEYIISSVLYEQLPQEEKQYWHPHNYEILSGQLVAPGLPDAAENALMESKINSYGKTYHLWHTGNVGAEGDELPLGAPMLAWSFNADGELDETLLVARDEALNLDTNQIRQERAVLIDMAEPQEGVDMLAGAFPDREKPVGIEDRENSRQGRGGGPITPSEEKKDSEEKKDESRDTRENMNDSSAD; encoded by the coding sequence ATGCTGATGGTGAGCTGCTCCTCAAGCAGCCCCAACGTGACGCCTCAGGGCCGCGAGGCCAGCGCCGAAACCCGGGCGGTGGGGGCCAGCGCCGAGGTGCTTCAGGGCGCCGGCGCCCCCTCGGCGTTGGACATTCATCTGGTGGGTTTTCATCCCATGGCCGACGACCCCTCGATCCAGATGGAGGCCCATCACTTCTGCCGCCAGGTCAACGAGGACTTTGCCCAGTGCGCCATCTTCGACAGCGACGGCAGCGACGCCAACTTAAACGGCGTGGAGTACATCATCTCCTCGGTGCTCTACGAGCAGCTCCCCCAGGAGGAGAAGCAGTACTGGCACCCCCATAACTACGAGATTCTCTCCGGTCAGCTCGTCGCCCCGGGGCTCCCCGACGCCGCCGAAAATGCGCTGATGGAGAGCAAGATCAACAGCTACGGCAAGACCTATCACCTCTGGCATACCGGCAACGTCGGAGCCGAAGGCGACGAGCTCCCCTTAGGCGCCCCCATGCTGGCCTGGTCCTTCAACGCCGACGGGGAGCTCGATGAGACCTTGCTGGTCGCCCGCGACGAGGCCCTGAACTTGGATACCAACCAGATTCGCCAGGAACGCGCCGTGCTCATCGATATGGCCGAGCCCCAGGAGGGCGTGGACATGTTGGCCGGCGCCTTCCCCGATCGCGAAAAACCCGTCGGCATCGAAGATCGCGAAAACAGTCGACAGGGCCGCGGTGGCGGGCCCATCACCCCCTCCGAGGAGAAAAAAGACTCGGAGGAGAAGAAGGACGAGTCCAGAGACACGCGGGAGAATATGAACGACAGCTCCGCCGACTGA
- a CDS encoding ribonucleotide-diphosphate reductase subunit beta: MSIQRPDNLLDPGFCLTLRPMTYPSFYQMYRDAIKNTWTVEEVDFSSDVNDLRDSLTEAETHMVQRLVAFFATGDSIVANNLVLNLYQHINAPEARMYLARQLYEEALHVQFYLTLLDTYVPDPEERHEAFAAIENIPSIRAKADFCMRWMDSIEGLDRLETRAHRRQFLLNLICFAACIEGLFFFGAFAYVYFMRSRGLLHGLAAGTSWVFRDESAHMEFAFEVVRTVRREEPELFDEELSAEVQTMIREAVDCEALFAEDLLGGGVAGLSVEDVRAYLEHCADQRLRTLEMPEIFGTKNPLSFMDLQDVQEVTNFFERRVSAYQVAVEGEVKFDEDF, encoded by the coding sequence ATGAGTATTCAACGACCCGACAATCTGCTGGATCCGGGCTTTTGTCTGACGCTTCGCCCGATGACGTACCCGAGTTTTTACCAGATGTATCGCGACGCGATTAAGAACACCTGGACGGTGGAGGAGGTTGATTTTTCGAGCGATGTCAACGATCTGCGCGACTCGCTCACCGAGGCCGAGACGCATATGGTGCAGCGGCTGGTGGCGTTTTTTGCCACCGGGGACTCGATCGTGGCCAACAACCTTGTGCTCAACCTCTACCAGCATATCAACGCGCCGGAGGCGCGGATGTATCTGGCCCGGCAGCTCTATGAGGAGGCGCTTCACGTCCAGTTTTACCTGACCTTGCTCGACACCTATGTGCCGGATCCTGAGGAGCGTCACGAGGCGTTTGCGGCCATTGAAAACATCCCCTCGATTCGGGCCAAGGCCGATTTTTGCATGCGTTGGATGGACTCGATCGAAGGGCTCGACCGGCTGGAGACACGGGCGCATCGCCGGCAGTTTTTGCTCAACTTGATCTGCTTTGCGGCGTGCATCGAGGGGCTCTTCTTCTTCGGGGCCTTTGCCTACGTGTATTTCATGCGTTCGCGGGGGCTCTTGCACGGGCTTGCCGCCGGGACAAGCTGGGTGTTTCGCGATGAGAGCGCCCATATGGAGTTTGCCTTCGAGGTGGTGCGCACGGTTCGCCGGGAGGAGCCGGAGCTCTTTGACGAGGAGCTCAGCGCTGAGGTGCAGACGATGATCCGGGAGGCCGTCGACTGCGAGGCGCTCTTTGCCGAGGATCTGCTCGGAGGTGGAGTGGCCGGGCTCAGCGTGGAGGATGTGCGCGCCTACCTGGAGCATTGCGCCGACCAGCGCTTGCGCACCCTGGAGATGCCCGAGATCTTTGGCACGAAGAACCCGCTGAGTTTTATGGACCTGCAGGACGTTCAGGAAGTGACCAACTTCTTTGAGCGCCGCGTCTCCGCCTACCAGGTCGCGGTCGAGGGGGAGGTTAAGTTCGACGAAGACTTCTGA
- a CDS encoding ribonucleoside-diphosphate reductase subunit alpha has translation MTTTSATLPEQSDENEGGKDEGGMRVVKRDGTYERVDLERIVAAISRCARGLSRVDPTRVAVRTIGGLFDGASTRELDDLSIQVASSLMLEEPQYSKLAARLLAQRIGDDLQSEGITSFSRCVERGYEVGRYNARLKGFVEAHHEELDALIDRSRDAHFEYFGIKTLYDRYLQRHPESRRVMEAPQYFFLRIACALSEDMAQAEKLYALLSGLEYLPSSPTLFNAGTSFEQLSSCFLLDSPADELEAIYQRYTDIALLSKFSGGIGTAFHRVRSRGSLIKSTNGKSNGIVPWLKTLDASVSAVNQGGKRKGACCVYLEPWHADIEEFLELRDNTGDEAARTHNLNIANWIPDLFMRRVEADESWSLFDPKEVPELPDLYGEAFDRRYEQAEKEGLAVRELRARDLYGRMMRTLAQTGNGWMTFKDPSNRTCNQTAEEGARVHLSNLCTEIIEVSSAQETAVCNLGSINLARHTLKNAEGEVVVDYEKLAQTVRTAVVGLDRVIDLNYYPIPSTAASNDRWRPVGLGLMGLQDVFFQMKIPFDSPKARAISKRISEEIYFHALSTSADLAEAHGAHAAFKETRAARGQLQFDLWGVSPEEPARWEALRARIQKVGLRNSLLCAIAPTATIASIAGCYECIEPQVSNLFKRETLSGDFVQVNRYLVAELQELGLWDERMRARLKNSEGSVQSFEELPQQLRTVFRTAWELPMRSLIGMAAERGAFIDQSQSLNLFIESPTLGQLSSMYLYAWKCGLKTTYYLRSRPATRITKTTVEVPQREAIACSLENPEICEACQ, from the coding sequence ATGACCACCACTTCTGCAACACTGCCAGAACAGAGCGACGAGAATGAGGGGGGAAAAGACGAGGGAGGGATGCGTGTCGTCAAACGCGACGGCACCTATGAACGCGTTGACCTGGAGCGGATTGTCGCCGCGATCAGCCGCTGCGCCCGGGGATTGTCCCGGGTCGATCCGACGCGGGTGGCGGTGCGCACGATCGGGGGGCTCTTTGATGGGGCGTCGACCCGGGAGCTCGACGATCTTTCGATTCAGGTCGCCTCGTCGTTGATGTTGGAGGAGCCGCAGTACTCGAAGCTGGCCGCGCGACTGCTGGCGCAGCGGATTGGGGATGATCTGCAGAGCGAGGGGATCACCAGCTTCTCGCGGTGCGTGGAGCGGGGCTATGAGGTCGGGCGCTACAACGCGCGGCTCAAGGGATTTGTCGAGGCCCATCACGAGGAGCTCGACGCGCTCATCGATCGCAGCCGCGACGCGCATTTTGAGTATTTTGGGATCAAGACGCTCTACGATCGCTACCTGCAGCGGCATCCGGAGAGCCGGCGAGTGATGGAGGCGCCGCAGTACTTCTTTCTGCGGATCGCGTGTGCGCTGAGTGAGGATATGGCGCAGGCCGAGAAGCTCTACGCGCTGCTCTCCGGGCTGGAGTATCTGCCAAGCTCCCCGACGCTTTTTAACGCCGGGACGTCATTTGAGCAGCTCTCCAGCTGTTTTCTGCTCGACTCCCCGGCCGATGAGCTTGAGGCGATCTACCAGCGCTATACCGATATCGCGCTGCTCTCGAAGTTCTCGGGGGGCATTGGCACGGCGTTTCATCGGGTGCGATCGAGGGGATCGCTCATTAAGAGCACCAACGGGAAGTCCAACGGGATTGTGCCCTGGCTCAAGACCCTGGATGCGTCGGTCTCGGCGGTTAATCAGGGGGGTAAGCGCAAGGGGGCGTGTTGCGTGTATCTGGAGCCGTGGCACGCCGACATCGAGGAGTTTCTGGAGCTTCGGGATAACACCGGCGATGAAGCCGCGCGCACCCATAACCTGAATATCGCCAACTGGATCCCGGATCTCTTTATGCGACGGGTGGAGGCCGATGAATCCTGGAGTCTCTTTGACCCGAAGGAGGTGCCGGAGCTTCCAGATCTCTATGGGGAGGCCTTCGATCGGCGCTACGAGCAGGCCGAGAAGGAGGGGCTGGCGGTGCGCGAGCTGCGAGCCCGTGACCTCTACGGGCGGATGATGCGGACGCTGGCGCAGACCGGCAACGGGTGGATGACCTTTAAAGATCCGAGTAACCGAACCTGCAATCAGACCGCCGAGGAGGGGGCGCGCGTTCACCTCTCGAACCTCTGCACGGAGATCATCGAGGTGAGCTCGGCTCAGGAGACGGCGGTCTGCAACCTGGGCTCGATCAACCTCGCCAGGCACACCCTGAAAAACGCCGAGGGGGAGGTGGTTGTCGACTATGAGAAGCTGGCACAGACGGTGCGCACCGCGGTGGTAGGCCTGGATCGGGTCATCGATCTTAACTACTACCCGATTCCATCGACGGCGGCGTCCAACGATCGGTGGCGTCCGGTGGGGCTGGGGTTGATGGGGCTTCAGGATGTGTTTTTTCAGATGAAGATCCCCTTCGACAGCCCGAAGGCGCGAGCGATCTCGAAGCGGATCTCTGAGGAGATCTATTTTCACGCCCTCTCGACCTCCGCCGACCTGGCCGAGGCCCACGGGGCGCACGCCGCGTTTAAAGAGACGCGGGCCGCGCGCGGCCAGCTGCAGTTTGACCTGTGGGGGGTGAGCCCCGAGGAGCCAGCGCGCTGGGAGGCGCTCCGGGCCCGGATTCAGAAGGTCGGGCTGCGCAACTCGCTGCTCTGCGCGATTGCGCCGACGGCGACCATCGCCTCGATCGCCGGGTGCTACGAGTGCATCGAGCCCCAGGTATCCAATCTCTTTAAGCGGGAGACGCTCTCGGGGGATTTTGTTCAGGTCAACCGCTACCTGGTCGCCGAGCTCCAGGAGCTGGGGCTGTGGGATGAGCGGATGCGCGCGCGTCTCAAGAACTCCGAAGGTTCGGTGCAGTCCTTTGAAGAGCTGCCTCAGCAGCTTCGGACGGTCTTTCGCACGGCCTGGGAGCTCCCGATGCGCTCGCTTATCGGGATGGCCGCCGAGCGCGGCGCATTTATCGACCAGAGTCAGTCGCTCAACCTCTTTATTGAGAGCCCCACCCTGGGACAGCTCTCCTCGATGTACCTCTACGCCTGGAAGTGTGGCCTGAAGACGACCTATTACCTGCGCTCGCGTCCGGCCACGCGAATCACCAAGACGACAGTCGAGGTGCCTCAACGCGAGGCGATTGCCTGTTCGCTGGAAAACCCCGAGATCTGTGAGGCCTGCCAATGA
- the dnaN gene encoding DNA polymerase III subunit beta, producing the protein MKIRISSKTLTDELFKLQGVVSHRSTLAILSNALLVAEGNTLTLHATDLDISVSTSCECEVLEPGKVTLQARSLFDIVKNLEEDTLSLETEENHWAKLKSGNVNCRIVGTHADEFPHLLDIAGVELFPIGTRRLLDMIEKTLFSVSTDDARANLTGAFFKVTNEKTLLMVSTDGHRLSKIETKPEEFDAGGDIPAALNKGIIIPRKGLAEIKRTVDAKSDELSFGIIDNNIVFKSGPMSLSVRLIEGSFPDFTQVLPKESEHRAVVEKDVFQQALKFVSLFASSKTNNVRISLSDEGLELYASDPDRGEATKVVPMQYGGQAVKAGFNYRYLNDVVSALDGSEVSIEIIDTLSPTLIRDTQRDEMLFVVMPMRL; encoded by the coding sequence ATGAAGATTCGCATTTCCAGCAAGACGCTCACCGACGAGCTCTTCAAACTTCAAGGCGTCGTCAGCCACCGCAGCACGCTGGCCATTTTGTCCAACGCGCTCCTGGTGGCCGAGGGCAACACGCTGACCCTGCACGCCACCGACCTGGACATCTCCGTGTCCACCTCCTGCGAGTGCGAGGTGCTGGAGCCGGGCAAGGTCACCCTGCAGGCCCGCAGCCTCTTCGACATCGTCAAAAACCTCGAAGAAGACACCCTCTCGCTGGAGACCGAGGAGAACCACTGGGCCAAGCTCAAGAGCGGCAACGTCAACTGCCGCATCGTCGGCACCCACGCCGATGAGTTCCCGCACCTGCTCGACATCGCCGGGGTGGAGCTCTTCCCGATTGGCACCCGTCGCCTGCTCGACATGATCGAGAAGACCCTCTTCAGCGTCTCCACCGACGACGCTCGCGCCAACCTCACCGGGGCCTTCTTCAAGGTCACCAACGAGAAGACGCTTCTGATGGTCTCCACCGACGGCCACCGTCTCTCCAAGATCGAGACGAAGCCCGAGGAGTTCGACGCCGGTGGCGACATCCCCGCCGCGCTCAACAAGGGCATCATCATCCCCCGTAAAGGGCTCGCTGAAATCAAGCGCACCGTCGATGCGAAGAGCGATGAGCTCAGCTTTGGCATCATCGACAACAACATCGTCTTTAAGAGCGGCCCGATGAGCCTCTCGGTGCGCCTGATCGAGGGGAGCTTCCCCGACTTCACCCAGGTGCTGCCCAAAGAGAGCGAGCACCGCGCTGTGGTCGAGAAGGACGTCTTCCAGCAGGCGCTCAAGTTCGTGAGCCTCTTTGCCAGCTCCAAGACCAACAACGTGCGCATCTCGCTGAGCGACGAGGGCCTGGAGCTCTACGCCTCCGACCCCGACCGCGGCGAAGCCACCAAGGTCGTGCCGATGCAGTACGGCGGGCAGGCTGTCAAAGCCGGCTTCAACTACCGCTACCTCAACGACGTGGTCAGCGCGCTCGACGGCTCCGAGGTCTCCATCGAGATCATCGACACCCTCTCCCCCACGCTCATCCGCGACACCCAGCGCGACGAGATGCTCTTCGTCGTCATGCCCATGCGCCTCTGA
- the recF gene encoding DNA replication/repair protein RecF (All proteins in this family for which functions are known are DNA-binding proteins that assist the filamentation of RecA onto DNA for the initiation of recombination or recombinational repair.) produces MLLEALRLRDFRNLQHVMLTPNPRFNVIAGPNGQGKTNLLEAIYLLSAVKSFRPGTTNRALIHFERTEATLEARVERGGHERLVRLEISERGKKVFLNEGQVRNISEFFGTLNVVIFGPDDIGILRGSPSERRRFMDRAIFNAHPAFGTESTHYEDVLKHRNALLKEPRQDAALRAVYDEQLITYGAQILRRRLDFITHFRPVLTRTFSTIFDPSLAADLRYAPSWLAEGEEFLDEAEALSSPQYLERALELALRRTERDERERGYTLIGPHRDDLHTTLGGHDVRTFGSQGQTRAFVLAMKIAEITYLEERYHFAPILLLDDVSSELDRERNRLLFDFLRARTQGQVFITTTHRDFILLDQNLSIFDVQGGQVIERVSDDA; encoded by the coding sequence ATGCTTCTGGAAGCCCTTCGACTGCGCGATTTTCGCAACCTGCAGCACGTGATGTTGACGCCCAACCCGCGTTTTAACGTGATTGCCGGTCCCAACGGTCAGGGCAAAACCAACCTCCTGGAAGCCATCTACCTCTTGAGCGCGGTGAAGAGCTTTCGGCCCGGCACGACCAACCGCGCGCTGATTCATTTTGAGCGCACAGAAGCCACCCTGGAAGCTCGCGTGGAGCGCGGAGGCCATGAGCGCCTGGTGCGCCTGGAGATCTCCGAGCGCGGCAAGAAGGTGTTTTTGAATGAGGGGCAAGTCCGCAACATATCTGAGTTTTTCGGCACCCTGAACGTCGTGATCTTCGGGCCGGATGACATCGGCATCCTGCGCGGCTCCCCCTCGGAGCGCCGCCGCTTTATGGACCGCGCCATCTTCAACGCCCACCCGGCCTTTGGCACCGAATCCACCCACTACGAGGACGTGCTCAAGCACCGCAACGCGCTCTTAAAAGAGCCGCGTCAGGACGCCGCCCTGCGTGCGGTCTACGACGAGCAGCTCATCACCTACGGCGCCCAGATCCTGCGCCGCCGCCTGGACTTCATCACCCACTTTCGACCCGTGCTCACCCGCACCTTTTCGACAATTTTCGACCCCTCGCTTGCCGCCGACCTGCGCTACGCCCCGAGCTGGCTCGCTGAGGGCGAAGAATTTCTGGATGAGGCCGAGGCCTTAAGCTCCCCGCAGTACCTGGAGCGTGCCCTGGAGTTGGCCTTAAGGCGCACCGAGCGCGACGAGCGCGAGCGCGGCTACACCCTGATCGGCCCCCACCGCGACGACCTGCACACCACGCTGGGCGGCCACGACGTGCGCACCTTTGGCAGCCAGGGCCAGACCCGCGCCTTCGTGCTCGCCATGAAGATCGCCGAGATCACCTACCTGGAAGAGCGCTACCATTTTGCGCCCATCCTCCTGCTCGACGACGTCTCCAGCGAGCTGGACCGGGAGCGTAACCGCCTGCTCTTCGACTTTTTGCGCGCCCGCACTCAGGGGCAGGTCTTCATCACCACCACCCACCGTGATTTTATTCTGCTCGACCAGAATTTGAGTATTTTTGACGTGCAGGGCGGTCAGGTCATCGAGCGTGTCTCGGACGACGCGTGA
- a CDS encoding class I SAM-dependent RNA methyltransferase: MILELSRGFRHGDEVELTIDKMNERGLGVAFVETVIGPQKMEKRYEVFVRKAIPGDRVRVRIDKTRRKRASATLLEILEPSQLRIEPRCRHFGTREEAQKGCGGCTLQSMRYRHQLAIKERLIKENFQRVGLDPGLVLPLKGMEEPWYYRNKMEFTFGDDAERHFALGLYPSGYKFEILNLQECHLQSEFVSRFVPAMSHFCASVGLEPYHSRRDEGWLRNLTIREGKRTGEVMVELMTSPATEVRLGTETVDAEQAARAFAAEAQRLASELGRPITSFYWSRYIAEKGSRTRIEETLLHGEPVLSEEMHLPGEQVLRFEIHPRAFFQPNTLQAEQLYAEVIERAGLLDADSPNRPQTVLDLYCGTGTIGLCLAPYAERVLGIELQPDAVDNARKNATDNQIDNATFFVGDVGKVLASPEFIEARGDAIDLVVVDPPRSGLFDQAIEQILEIAAPTLVYVSCNPKTLADNLVALTAGGYQLEVVQPVDLFPQTYHVENVALLVRKTST, translated from the coding sequence ATGATTCTGGAGCTTAGCCGGGGATTTCGACACGGCGATGAGGTCGAGCTGACCATCGACAAAATGAACGAGCGGGGCCTGGGCGTCGCCTTTGTCGAGACGGTCATCGGCCCGCAGAAGATGGAGAAGCGCTACGAGGTCTTTGTGCGCAAGGCCATCCCCGGCGACCGGGTGCGCGTGCGCATCGATAAGACGCGGCGCAAACGCGCCTCGGCCACCCTGCTGGAGATCCTGGAGCCCTCGCAGCTGCGCATCGAGCCCCGCTGCCGCCACTTTGGTACCCGCGAAGAGGCCCAGAAGGGCTGCGGCGGCTGCACCCTGCAGTCGATGCGCTACCGCCATCAGCTCGCCATCAAAGAGCGCCTGATCAAAGAGAACTTTCAGCGGGTGGGCCTCGACCCCGGGCTGGTGCTCCCGCTCAAGGGCATGGAAGAGCCCTGGTACTACCGCAACAAGATGGAGTTCACCTTCGGCGACGACGCCGAGCGTCACTTCGCGCTGGGGCTTTACCCCTCGGGCTACAAGTTCGAGATCCTCAATCTTCAGGAATGCCACCTGCAGTCGGAGTTCGTCTCGCGTTTTGTGCCGGCGATGAGTCATTTCTGTGCCTCGGTGGGGCTGGAGCCCTACCACAGCCGCCGCGACGAGGGCTGGCTGCGCAACCTGACGATCCGCGAGGGCAAACGCACCGGGGAGGTGATGGTGGAGCTGATGACCAGCCCGGCCACCGAGGTGCGTCTGGGCACCGAGACGGTCGATGCGGAGCAGGCCGCGCGGGCCTTCGCCGCCGAGGCCCAACGCCTGGCCTCGGAGCTCGGGCGGCCCATCACCTCCTTTTACTGGTCGCGCTACATCGCCGAAAAGGGCAGCCGCACCCGCATCGAAGAGACCCTGCTCCATGGCGAGCCCGTGTTGAGCGAGGAGATGCACCTGCCTGGCGAGCAGGTGCTGCGCTTTGAGATTCACCCCCGGGCCTTTTTTCAGCCCAACACCCTGCAGGCCGAGCAGCTCTACGCCGAGGTTATCGAGCGCGCGGGCCTGCTCGACGCCGATAGCCCCAACCGGCCCCAGACCGTGCTCGACCTCTACTGCGGCACGGGCACCATCGGGCTCTGCCTGGCCCCTTATGCCGAGCGCGTGCTCGGCATTGAGCTTCAGCCCGACGCGGTGGACAACGCCCGCAAAAACGCCACCGACAATCAGATCGACAACGCCACCTTCTTTGTGGGCGATGTGGGTAAGGTGCTGGCCAGCCCCGAGTTCATCGAGGCCCGCGGCGACGCCATCGACCTGGTGGTGGTCGACCCGCCCCGCTCCGGGCTTTTTGACCAGGCGATTGAACAGATTCTGGAGATCGCCGCCCCCACGCTGGTCTACGTCTCCTGCAACCCCAAAACCCTGGCGGACAACCTGGTGGCGCTCACCGCCGGGGGCTACCAGCTGGAGGTGGTGCAGCCGGTCGACCTCTTCCCGCAGACCTACCACGTGGAGAACGTCGCGCTCCTGGTGCGCAAGACGTCAACCTGA